GGGCAGATGCTGTTCTATATCTTCCGGAGCCCAAATCGAATTGAGCAGGAAAGTTCCTTTTTTCTTCAGACCTTTCAGCACGTCGTACATACGCAAGTAGGCAGGCACGTGGCAAGCCACGAAGTCCGGTGTCACCACAAGGTAGGTAGAACGTATGGGCGTATCGCCGAAACGAAGGTGCGAGCAGGTGAATCCACCCGATTTCTTCGAGTCGTAAGCGAAGTAAGCCTGACAGTATTTATTCGTATTGTCACCGATAATTTTTACCGAGTTCTTGTTGGCTCCGACAGTACCATCGGCACCGAGTCCGTAGAATTTGGCTTCTACCAACGACGGATTGTCGAAGATCAGATCTTCGCCGAGAGGCAGAGAGGTGAAAGTAACGTCATCGACGATACCTACAGTGAAATGATCCTTCGGGACATTCAGTTTCAGATTGTCGAATACGGCCTTCATCTGTGCCGGAGTAGTATCCTTGGAAGAAAGACCGTAGCGACCACCCACAATCAACGGAGCATCTTCCATGCCATAATAGCAATCCCTTACATCGAGGTAGAGCGGTTCGCCCGTTGCTCCGGGCTCTTTTGTCCTGTCGAGTACAGCTATGCGCTTCACCGTCTTCGGCATAGCGGCAAGGAAGTGCTTGGCGCTGAAAGGACGGTACAGGTGCACGCTGAGCAGTCCGACTTTCTCTCCTTTGGCACGGAGGAAGTCTATCACTTCGCGAATAGCTTCTGTCACCGAACCCATGGCAATAATCACATGCTCGGCTTCGGGATCTCCGTAATAGTCGAACAGATGGTAGTGGCGCCCGGTGACCGTAGCCAGCTGATCCATGTAATACTGGACAGCTTCGGGCACTGCATCGTAGAAGCGGTTACATGCTTCGCGGTTCTGGAAATAGATGTCGCCGTTCTGTGCTGTGCCGCGAGTTACGGGCGACTCAGGATTGAGAGCTTGCTTGCGGAAACGCTTTACATCGTCCCAATCGATGAACCGGGCTAAGTCTTCATTGTCGAGAGCTTCGATTTTCTGAATCTCATGAGAGGTTCGGAAACCATCGAAGAAGTGAATGAAGGGGATGCGAGTACGTAGCGTTGCCAAGTGTGCCACGCCGGCCAGATCCATGACTTCCTGCACGGATCCGGTACAGAGCTGAGCAAAGCCGGTCTGACGTGCAGCCATGACATCCTGATGGTCTCCGAAGATAGAGAGGGCATGGGAGGCAATAGTACGTGCCGAAACGTGGAAAACACAAGGCAGCAACTCTCCCGCAATTTTGTACATATTCGGAATCATGAGCAATAGGCCCTGTGATGCCGTAAAGGTTGTGGTTAGTGCTCCTCCCTGCAACGAGCCGTGAACTGCACCGGCTGCACCGGCTTCACTTTGCATCTCCTGGACTCTTACCGTTTCGCCGAAAATGTTTTTACGGCCGGCAGCAGCCCAATCGTCCACATACTCAGCCATTGTAGACGAAGGTGTAATCGGATAAATGGCAGCCACTTCGCTGAACATATAAGCAATATGCGCAGCGGCTTGGTTCCCGTCACAAGTTAGGAATTTTTTTTCTTTAGCCATTTTGGTTTTTAGTTATAAAAAGTAATAATTTCGGTCTTGTATTCTGAAATAGCAACCCTGAAACAGAGTCGGTCGTTGCGGATGCATCGGCTTTGTCCATATTCTTTGTCTGCTCACTAAGGAATCAGAGCAAAGTGAGGACAAGCCGGACGCCCCGATCGGCTTTCACAGTTCGTTGTCCTGTCTTTTTAGTACAGGAATCCGAAGAGCCAGAGGGGGATCATGTTGCGCGTACCGCTGCGCATGTTCTGGATGGCATAGTAGCGGTCGGGTCTGTAGCGACGGCTCATCTTCTCATCAATGCAGAACTGATATTGGCGATTCACGCAGAATGCGATTTGAGAGCGAGATCCCAAACATACTTCGTTGCGACTCTTGACCTGATTGAGGAAGAATGTTTTGAGTACGTCTATATAGTTGAGAGGTTCCGGCTGGATTACGTATCCCACATTGGTATTGTCCAGATAGATCATAGCCGGCTTCTTGGCACCCGTCTCCTCTTCGCGGTGAAGCTCCTTGATCAGTCTGGCTTCGGACAGGTACTTCAGATAGTTGGTTATCGTCGTACGAGAAGTGTCCACTTCCTTCGCAATGCTCGATATATTGAGCGAGCCGGGAGCACGTTGTCCCAGTAGGTAGAGTAGCTTGCGCAGTTTGTGCAGGAATCGCTGCTCGATCTGTCGGATGAAAAGCACATCTACTTCAAGCGTCATATTGAGCGTTTTCAGCAGACTCTCCGAATAGTTCTTATCCTCCAAGAATATGGGGTAGTATCCATGGTGAAGATAGTCCTGAAACCAGTCGAGAGGATTCACCTGCTCGAGGATTCGCGGAGCTATCTGTTCGTGGTTGGATACAATCTCATCGAAGCTGTAAGGCTGAAGCGACAGCCCTGTTTTGAGATTGAGAAATTCGCGGAATGAAAAACCGTTCAGAACGTACGATGTAACCAGTCCGTTCAGCTCGGGATTTTCTTCTTTCAGGCGCATCACCGTAGACCCCGTAAAGACAATGCGTAGGTCCGGGTATAGCTCCATACACTGACGCAGCTCTATAGACCAATTGGGATATTTGAATACTTGGTCAAGTAGCAGTACCTCTCCACCTTGCTTGACAAACTCACCGGCGAAGTTCACCAAAGATTCTGTGGTGAAATAGAGTTGATTCAGATTGATATACAGGCATTTTCTATTGCCTATACCGAAGTTTTCGCGTGCATAGTCGAGGAGGAATGTGGTTTTTCCCATGCCTCGTGCACCCTTGATACCGATCAGTCTGTCGTTCCAATCGATCTCGTCCATCAATCCCCTACGCAGCGAAGGGGATAGGTTGCGTAGCAAGTTGTCGTGTATTTTGAAAAAGTTATTCATGATTGGGTATCGCAATGTTTAGGTAACAAAGGTAGTATAGTTTTTCTGTTTTGCAAAGTCTGTTTTGCAAAACAGACTTAAAAATCCTCTTTAGAGACTTTTTATTACAATTCACTACTGTCCCGTTAAAATAGACAAATCAGTCTTCGAAACAGCTGAAATACTGTCTTTTAGGATGTACTTTATGAGTCATGTTTTTTGTTTTTTCAAGTAAGGCCTAACGACAAATCTGGGATAATCTCACTTTAGAATATTTACCCACCATTTTTTTCATTCCTAATCTTTTCCACGAAAAACTATGGAACACGAGATTGTAAACAGAGAAACGCCTGAAATGAAGCAGCTCATCTCGAGACCTTTGCACGGCGATTGGTGTGTATTTTGTTTGTTAATTCATTGTATAATAGGGAGTTATTTTGTATATTTGAGCATTAAAAACAGCATAATATTCCTCCCATGGCATACCAATCCAAGAATACCGATGAGCATGTAACATTTGCAGACGCACTCCTTTCAAAGCGTTATCGCAAAGCACAAAACGACTTCCTCAATCAGGTTGACACGCTTATCGATTGGCGTCCGATCAGGACGCTGATCAACAAGAAATACACGAAGCGACAAAATGCCATCGGCGCCCCGGCTTATGACGTGATTCTCTTATTCAAGATGTTGCTTTTGGAGACATGGTACAACCTCAGTGATTGTGCTCTGGAGGAGCGCATCAATGATTCAATCACCTTTTCCCGATTCTTGGGACTGAAGATGGAAGAGGTATCTCCCGACCACAGCACCATCAGTCGATTTCGTTCGGCACTGACAGAGTTGGGTCTCATGGACAAACTATTGGCGCAGTTTAACAAACAACTTTCGCGCCATCACATTTCGGTCAGGGAAGGGGTGCTTGTCGATGCAAGCCTTGTGGAGACGCCGCATAAACCCAACGGAAGCATTACGATTGAAGTCGCAGACGACAGAGAAGACAATCGGAGCGAGGAGGAAAAAGAGGCAGAGGAGGATTATCAAAAACAGGTTGTCCGTCAACGTAAAGGGACGGATGAAGAAGCCCGTTGGGTGTACAAACAAAAGCGTTATCACTACGGATACAAAAAGCATTGTCTGACCAATGTTCAAGGCATTGTTCAAAAGGTGATAACGACAGCTGCGAACCGCAGTGACACGAAGGAGTTTATTCCCCTATTGCAGGGTGCAAACATACCTCAAGGCACAGCCGTCTTGGCGGACAAAGGATATGCTTGCGGGGAAAATCGTTCCTACCTGCAAACCCATCACCTTCAAGACGGCATTATGCACAAGGCACAACGCAACAGGGCATTGACCGAGGAAGAGAAGCAACGAAACAAAGCAATCGGTCCGATACGGAGCACCATCGAACGCACCTTTGGCAGTATTCGCCGGTGGTTTCATGGCGGACGATGTCGATACCGGGGACTTGCCAAGACCCATACTCAAAACATTCTTGAAAGCATCGCCTTTAATTTATACAGAACCCCGGGGATAATTATGTCCTCATCCGTAGGATAAGGCATAACCACCCTTGAGGAGCTCGTACAAGTAGCTCCTCAAAGGGGGGATTTACAACTACTTTCACTCCTTACTGCCACCTCTTTCACTCGCTCCTTTTATGCCAAGAACTCCTCTTTACTCCACCTCCTTATTTTGCAAAGGTCTCCATCTCAGGCATCAAAGAAGTAAGCAAACGCTTTCGGGAGATTGCCCAAACGCACCGTCTGCTCTTCGGGGGAGAAATCTACCTCACAGGACGGGAGGTTTGCGAACACCTTTTCATCAGCCCGCGTACCTTGCAGGACTATCGGGACAAAGGCATTATTCCCTACACCCAAATTGCAGGAAAAATCCTCTATCGACACTCTGACATCAACCGATTACTGCAAGAGAACTATCGGAGATAAAGCATTTGCAAGAGGCTTTTCCCTGATGTTTGGCAACCACACAGAAAGAACCTACCGAATGGTCGTCCAAAAGATACCGAGCAATCTCTCGAACGCTCGGTATCTTTTCGCTGATTACTCGGTATCTTTTCGCTATAAATCAAGTACATTTGCGTTATTAACTCAAGAAAATCTCTCCCGTGAGCGAAATCCTCCGACTTCGAGAGAGAAAACAAAGGAGGAAACACCATTGAATTATGGCAAATAAACCATTGCAATTCGTTCTTATGGAACGCAAGATGAATGTCGGTCCTCAGGCAGGAAAGATAGTACAAGTTGCCCACCCTACGGGCAGACGTCGTGTGGACTTCCGCAGTTTCTGCGAACGTGTAGCAAAGTCCACCACATTTAATCGTCAAGAAGTGGAAGCCGTATTGAACTACGCCACGGAAATTGCACGTGATATTGTAGCCAATGGCGACATCGTGGAGTTCGGAGATTTGGGTACACTGAGTCCATCGTTCAAAAGTAAGATCGTGCCATAAGGCGAGGTTTTCAACGTGCAAAAACACATCGAAAAACCAGTCGTTCGCCTCAGTCCTTCAAAGAAATATTTTACTCTTACCGATGTGACTTACGAACAGACAGTAGCTAAGCCCAAGAAAGGCTCAAAAAAGCCTACTCCACAACCTAATGAAGGTGGTGGCTCAAACGAAGACGACGGACTTTAATCGAACTTGTGGAGCAATTGCCGATATCAGCATTCACTCCGTAACTGCTTTTAATTGTTATACACGAAGAAAGATTTATGTCTAAAAAGAATCAGTCAAACAGACTAACAACCCAACAAAAGGAATCAAAAGGAGTTGTCGGTATTTTCGGAGAAGAAGCGAAGATACACGATATGACCGTTGGTGAGGTGTCGCATCTTGCCGTGGAAAAACTTCAAGAAGAGTTTCCGTTATTGGAATTTCGATATAAGACGAGCATCAAGAAAGAAGAGATTAATGAAGCCTTAAAGAAAATTGACCCAGAATTGGGTCAGACGCTTTTCGTTCCAAATTCAAGTATTATCCCTGATGGCGGAATTGTTGAAGTGAAAGATGACAACGGCAATGGAGAGTAATTTTGGTTTCCGAAGCAAAACATCAAGGAAAGGATATAGAAAACATCAAGGCCGGCAAACTCGTTGGGAAAAAGAATGACCAAGACCTTATGGCTGCCGGCAATGCTATTGAGCGTTCGCATAAGAACATATCCGAAATTGCCAATCTGATGCTGGCAGAGTCGCACTTTCCTTATGTATTGTTCTTGGAAGGGTCGAATTTTCTTACAGAAACCATTTCTGTGAAGCGTCCTGACGGAAGAGTCGTAAAACTCGAATACCATTCGGGGATGCTGAACAGACTGGACAGACTGACCGCTGCCAATTACGGTATGCCTATCAATACAAACTTGTGCAAGAACAAGTTTGTCAAACATAACGACAAGGCAATCATGCTTCAAGCAACCTCTATTTACACACAGGGAAATGGAGAAAGATGGGATGTCAACAAGATGCTCGAAATTATGCTTGATATTTCAAAAACTTCTCTGCAATTGTTGGGTAGCGATCTATTTGAGCAGCTAACTCTGAAAAAGTAATCAAAATAGAATTTGGAGTATGGCAAGGAAGGCGACAAATGAATTGCTGCAAAAGGCAAAAAAGCAGAAGAACGATGAGTTCTATACACAGCTTGCTGACATAGAGAGCGAATTGCAGCATTATAAAAGTCATTTCAAAGACAAAGTGGTATATTGCAATTGCGATGACCCACGCATCAGCAACTTTTTCAGGTATTTTGTTTCTCATTTCAAAGAGATGGGAATCAAGAAAATTATTGCAGCCTGTTACAAGGAGCAGAATATGGACTTATTTAATACAAGGGAAAACAAACATGGATTTTTCTTTGAATATACAGGTACGGAATTAACTGACAACGACCCGAAAAAAGCCAATGTCGTTTACTTCAAAGGAGATGGCGATTTTCGAAGTCCGGAAAGTATTGCCTTGTTGAAACAATCGGACATCGTTGTTACCAATCCTCCCTTTTCTCTATTCCGAGACTATGTTACACAATTGATTAGATACGATAAGCAATTTCTGATTATCGGGAACATCAACGCCATTACCTACAAGGAAATCTTCAAACTCATTCAAAACAATAAGGTATGGCTTGGGGTTAATCTTGGCAGAGGAATTTCGGGGTTCATCGTGCCGGAACATTATGAACTCTACGGGACGGAAGCACGGACAGATGATTCGGGCGACAGGATTATATCCCCCAATAATTGTCTATGGCTTACTAATTTGGATAATTTCTTGCGGCATGAAAATATCTTGCTAACTAAAAGCTATTGCGGACACGAACAAGAATATCCTAAATATGACAATTATAACGGTATCAATGTCAATCGGACGCAGGATATTCCGCAAGATTATAACGGATATATGGGTGTTCCGATAACATTTCTGCATAAGTTTAACCCTAAACAATTTGAAATTGTTAAGTTCCGAAAAGGAGACGATGAGAAAGACCTATCAGTAAATGGAAAGTGTCCTTATTTCAGGATAATCATCAGACCGAAATAAACCACTCTTAAAATGAAAGGATATTGCCAATAAGTATCAGTTACGTAGGCTGGTTCAGTTGGGTGCACAATACTCCGCCTAATGTCCGTACTGATTGACGATGTATTTCTTCAGTACATCGAAGATGTCAAATCGTCTCCCTTGTAGCGGTAAGGCTGAGCAGAAGTAAGTGTTTGTATTCACAAATTCATAGAGATAGCTCTTACTACTATTTAAACTCATATACTCCTTTACTGCATCAGTTCCATATCCCTTGCAATCTTTTGGTCAGTGATTTGGGCGTAGATTTGTGTGCTGGCAATGGACGAATGTCCCATCATGCACGAGGTTTTCTATTCTCACCTCGTTCCTCTATCTGTACGTGCCCGAATAATTGTCGCTCTATCAGCCATACGCCAGACTTTCTTCACAGCCAACGCCATCGGTCGGTAATGGGCTTGCGAATGCCCACGAATGGTGAGTAGCTGAAGAAATTTTACCGGACAGCAATATCTCTGAAAAAAGTGGTGCGAGAACTTTTTCGTTGTGGCGCGAGAATTTTTTGTTTCCCAGACCAAAAGAGAAAAGTTCTCACACCACGTTTTGTGGGACAGTAAACGAGAAAATTCCAGAGCGTAAATCAGCCGAATGCGAGATGAGGGGGGGGGCACGGCGAGACAATAAAAAAACGTCAGTTCGATCTAAGCGGAAATAGGAAAGTTAGGGTTTCTGATGATTTCAATATTGAGTTCAGGCTTTTTAGGCAGGATGTTGTAAGCGATGATACCGGAGATCAGGTTGGTGACAAAATTGTTGACACTGCGATGTCTCGTGTGCTCTATCTGACAGACATTTTTGAGCATATCATTGACCGTTTCGATCAAGGCTCTCTTTCTCAATAAAACTTTGTCATATAGATGCATCAGGGAGTTCTTCATGTTCTTTTTGATTTTGGTTATCATGTGGATGTCATCGACAAAGAGCCGGTCAAAAAGGTTTTGGGAAATGTAGCCTCTATCGGCAATGAGTTTGCCAAAAAGATTCTTGGTGAATGTTCCGTCTTTCAGAGGTTCTCTGTCATCACAATTGCCCGGTGTGATTTGATAGTTGATGATTTCACCCCTGTCGTTGATAACAATATGTAGTTTGAATCCATAAAACCAACCCATGGTGCTTTTGCCTTTTTGAGCCCATCCCCTCATTGTCCTATGCCCATGAGCTCGTTTGATATGACAAGCCTTCAGTGGGGTGGAATCGATGAAAGAGATGCCTGTACATTGACCCAAACAACACATATTGAGAAATGCTATCAGCTTGAAACCTACCCTGCTTTGCAGCTCCACAAAGCGATTATAAGAGACAAGATGTGGGAACTCGGATCGACAAGAATGGGTGATGTATTGAAGATAAAAAGCTTTCAAATCTCGGTATCTTGACAGATGAAAAAGGATCAGGATGGTCATGACCTCACTGTCCGACATCTTAAACTTTCTATTCCTGCGTTTTTTGTCTGCCTCTTCGAGGGTCTTTTTCTTGATTGCTTCATCAAAAAGCTTGGAGAAATCATCTATGATGCAAAAAACATCAACTATATTTGTCTTCATAAAGTAGCGTTTTATTTGTTCGTATCTTATTGATTATCAACAGCTAAGATACAAATAATTCGCTACTTTTTCAAGCATAATGCCCACGTTCTTTGGGCGTTTAACCCTAATCAGAAAACAAATCCATTGGCTTTTTCTTACGTCGAACTGACGTTAAAAAAGGACTGCACCCAAAACTTATTGGATGCAGCCCCCATATACTAAGAAGATGGAGCTCGAGAGTCTCCGATCAGATTGTTTGCTCGATATTCCAAACAAAGGCGCGAAGTCCCTGATCCGGAGTAGCGGCGTCAAGGATACGCAGAGCGTCCATTATGGTTTTCATTTTCTCGGAAGGACAAACGACCATGAGGGCGCCATTGAGCGTAGGCCATGCGTGAGTGCCCAAGTGAGGCTCACCCGTATCGCTACCGCAACCGCGGACAGTCTCCCAATAGGTATATCCTCTGAGGTTGTATCGGCTGAGCAATCGAATGATAATATCGTGGTAGGCCTGATTATAGGTGATGAAAATCATTTTCTGTTCCATACTCTGCTCTTATTTTCTTTTTTTGCATACTTCTTGGCCAGTAGTCTACGCTGTCTCCTCATCCCGTTCGAGGCAAATACGGCATAAACGGTAGGGACGATAATGAGCGTAATCAGTGTGGAGACGGACAGCCCCCATGCCACAGTAACCCCCATCGGCTGCCATAGTTCGGATCCTTCTCCGATTCCGATAGCCATAGGTACCATACCCAATATGGTAGTCAGAGTAGTCATAAGCACCGGGCGCAAACGTGAGCGGCCGGCTTGTACTACGGCAGAGAGAATGCCCATACCGCGTTCGCAACACAGACGAGTGTAATCGATGAGCACAATACCGTTCTTCACCACGATACCCATCAGCATAATCAGACCGATAAAGGACATAGCGCTGAAAGTGGTATTGGTAATGATAAGACCGGCTATGACACCTGTGAAAGCAAACGGTATGGAAAACATGATCACAAACGGATCGACGAGACTCTCGAACTGTGCTGCCATGACGATAAACACGAGTATCACGATCAGCAGCATAAGAGTGCTCAAGTCTGCAAATGTCTTCTGCTGGTCCTCGTATGTACCACTGATTTTGTAGTCAATCCCGTCGGGAATCTCCAGTTGAGCAATCTTTTCTTTGGCCACTTCGACCAAATCGCTCAATGCAGCTCCTTTGACAGCCGTGGAAGCTACGATAACGACACGCTGACGATCCTTTCGTTCAATGGTGGGAGGAGTGTACAGCTCTTCTATTTTACCCAGCTCTCCCAGACGAACACCTTTGCCCTGAGGCGTATAAATGAGGATATTTTCCAAGTCCCTCAATGATCGCCTGAACTCAGGGGCCAAGCGCACGCGAATATCGTACTCGTCGCCTTCTTCGCGATAGGTAGATGCCACCCTGCCATTGACGCGGTTGCGCAGGAACATGGCAGCCGTGGTACTGTTCAGCCCGTTCTCGGCCAATTTGGTACGATCAAATACGAATTGATACTCCGGTACGTAGTCTTTTCGGCTGATTGTCGCTTGGGCACATCTGGCATCCTCTTTCATCAGACGACTGAATCTCTCTGCGAGATCGCCCGTTTTATTGAAGTCGTAACCGTATATATCCAGATTTACTGTGGGTTGTCCGCCCATACCGCCACCGCTTCCGCCCGGAGTAACCTTATAACTGTGAATCTCAGGATAATCATCCAGCATGATACGTATCTGGTCGGCCACTTCGTTCATGGAGCGTTTTCTCTCGTTGCGTCCGGTAAGACCGATATGGAAAGTGATGATATTCGTACCATTGTCCTGCATGGCGGCAAACATGCTGGAAGCCTCGGCCTGACCGACACTAAAGCTCGTTCTGTCGATTTCCGGTATTTCTTTCTCCCAACTGTCGATCATACGAAGAGCAAAGGCTCGTGGCAGATTGACTCCCGTGCCCACCGGATATTCTGCCTGAATTTGGATATAGCCATTGTCGGACTGAGGGAAGAATTCGGTTTTGAGCAGTGGTGTCATCATCAGACTTGCTGCAAAAATGATAAAAGCACTGACTATCGTAACGGTTCTGTGTCTCACGGTCCAATTCAGGAAACGCTCATATGCTCGATCTACAGAATCAAGAAAGCGTTCGATCGGGGCAAAGAGCTTTTGTTGCAGCCGTCCTTGCTTTTTGTCGCGCTGAAGCAACTGCGAACAGAGCATCGGCGTCAGACTGAGAGCAGCTACCGTAGAGATAATCATGATAATACTCACGATCCAACCCAACTGACGGAAAAGAATACCCGTAAGCCCCTGAATCATCGTCAATGGGAGGAATACAGCCAGCATCGTCAGCGTGGAAGCTATAACGGAGATCCCCACTTCGTTCGTGCCGTATATGGCAGCCTGCTTGGGATAGCTGCCCCGTTCAATATGTGTCGTTACGTTTTCGAGCACTACAATGGCATCGTCCACTACCATACCGATAGCGATAGAGAGGGAGCTGAGAGAAATGATATTCAACGTATTGCCTGTAGCCATCAGGTAGATAAAGGAGGCAACCAGTGAAATAGGGATCGTCAGACCGATGATAAATGTGGCACGCCATCGTCCGAGGAAAAACAGAACCACAAGAATAACGATGACGAACGTAATAGCAATCGTATCGCGCAGACTATTGATCGTATTGACGATGTTGTCCGAAGTATCGAAAATGGTACCCAGTTTCACATCCGAAGGGAGCGAAGCCTGTATCTCGGGCAGAGCATCGCGGACAGCACGGGAGATAGCCACCGAATTGGCTCCGGACTGTTTGTTGATCATAATCATAGCCCCACGCACATTATTGTTGTAGCTCTCCTGTTCATTTTCGGCATGTGTATCCTCCACACGAGCCACATCGCTCAGATAGACGTTGCGACCGCCCACGCTGGCCACTACGATTTGGTTTAGCTGACGTGCATCGGCAAACTCGCCCTGTATGCGGATCGAACTCGTCTTATTGCCCAAATCGATCAGACCGGCCGGTACATTCTTGTTCTCGGCCGATATGATTTGGCTCACAGCTTCTACAGTCAGGTTGTATGCTTCCAGTTTGGCCGGATCGCAATACACTTGTATTTCCCGCTTCACAGTACCCATAATGCTCACCGCACCTACGCCATCAAGGCGTGCCAGAGCATTCGTGACCTTGTCTTCGAGGATCTTCGACAGGGCCATCGTACTCTCTTTGGCCTGCACGGATAGCATGGTGATAGGAATATCGTCAGTACCGAACTTGAAGATCATCGGTTTGTTCACATCATCGGGCAGGAAGTTGGAGACGGCATCGAGCTTGTCGCGGACATCATTGGTAGCCACTTCGATGTCCACACCCTCATTGAATTGGAGCGTAATGACGGAAGCATTCTCCCGACTCTTCGAGGTAATGTGCTTGAGATTGCTAACCCCGTTAAGCGTATTCTCCAAGACCTTCGTAACGTTGTTCTCTATGTCCGATGCACTGGCTCCGGCATAGGAGGTCACGACCATGATATTGCTCGTCTCAATCTTGGGATACAAGTCGATAGAAAGACGACTCAGTGAGAATAGCCCGAAAATAGCTATCGCCACGAATATCAATATGGTTGTGACCGGCTTTTTTACAGCCGATTCGTATATACTCATAGTTTGCTTTGTTCTTTAATTCTGACGGACTGGCCATCCATAAGGTTGTTCATGCCGGCTGTAACCACTGTCTCGCCCACATTGAGACCTTCGATGATCTCATAGCTATCGTTTTGTCTGGCTCCGACTTTCACCATGCGGCGGACAGCCTTACCATTTTCCACTACAAAGACAAAGAATTCCCCACTGCCTACCTGTTTTACCACGGCCAAATCTTCTACCATAACGGCCGATTTGTGGCCAAAATCGAGATTTACTCGGGCATACATACCCGGCCGAAGCAGTTGATCCCTATTAGCAATCTGTATCTCCACACCGATCGTATGCGTAGAAGCATCCACGGCGGGATAGACCAGGGAGATTTTGCCTTCGAAGGTTTGTCCCTGAAGGGCATCTACCGTAATAGTGGCAGGCATACCCTTTTTCAGGCGAGAGAAATACTGTTCGGAGACGTCGATGCGGAGCTTTACGGGAGCTATCCGTTCTACCACATAGATAGGTTTCGTGGGAGAAGCCATATCGCCACTATCATAATTGCGTGCGGTAATCACACCGGATATAGGACTTCGGAGCACGGTGTTCTCCAGCAGATTGTTGTAAGTAGTCTC
This genomic stretch from Porphyromonas gingivalis ATCC 33277 harbors:
- a CDS encoding efflux RND transporter permease subunit, coding for MSIYESAVKKPVTTILIFVAIAIFGLFSLSRLSIDLYPKIETSNIMVVTSYAGASASDIENNVTKVLENTLNGVSNLKHITSKSRENASVITLQFNEGVDIEVATNDVRDKLDAVSNFLPDDVNKPMIFKFGTDDIPITMLSVQAKESTMALSKILEDKVTNALARLDGVGAVSIMGTVKREIQVYCDPAKLEAYNLTVEAVSQIISAENKNVPAGLIDLGNKTSSIRIQGEFADARQLNQIVVASVGGRNVYLSDVARVEDTHAENEQESYNNNVRGAMIMINKQSGANSVAISRAVRDALPEIQASLPSDVKLGTIFDTSDNIVNTINSLRDTIAITFVIVILVVLFFLGRWRATFIIGLTIPISLVASFIYLMATGNTLNIISLSSLSIAIGMVVDDAIVVLENVTTHIERGSYPKQAAIYGTNEVGISVIASTLTMLAVFLPLTMIQGLTGILFRQLGWIVSIIMIISTVAALSLTPMLCSQLLQRDKKQGRLQQKLFAPIERFLDSVDRAYERFLNWTVRHRTVTIVSAFIIFAASLMMTPLLKTEFFPQSDNGYIQIQAEYPVGTGVNLPRAFALRMIDSWEKEIPEIDRTSFSVGQAEASSMFAAMQDNGTNIITFHIGLTGRNERKRSMNEVADQIRIMLDDYPEIHSYKVTPGGSGGGMGGQPTVNLDIYGYDFNKTGDLAERFSRLMKEDARCAQATISRKDYVPEYQFVFDRTKLAENGLNSTTAAMFLRNRVNGRVASTYREEGDEYDIRVRLAPEFRRSLRDLENILIYTPQGKGVRLGELGKIEELYTPPTIERKDRQRVVIVASTAVKGAALSDLVEVAKEKIAQLEIPDGIDYKISGTYEDQQKTFADLSTLMLLIVILVFIVMAAQFESLVDPFVIMFSIPFAFTGVIAGLIITNTTFSAMSFIGLIMLMGIVVKNGIVLIDYTRLCCERGMGILSAVVQAGRSRLRPVLMTTLTTILGMVPMAIGIGEGSELWQPMGVTVAWGLSVSTLITLIIVPTVYAVFASNGMRRQRRLLAKKYAKKENKSRVWNRK
- a CDS encoding efflux RND transporter periplasmic adaptor subunit: MKRSNTLGSAILLIVLPFLILTSCNGKKESRPSAADSAAMAAKLVETTIVKTDTLNEVLSFTATVRAEVTNNITPQMGNRIVRLTAEVGDRVGRGQVLAELDRSQLTQAKVQLENTRTNFQRMDELYKIGGIAKQQWDALKTQLDVAETTYNNLLENTVLRSPISGVITARNYDSGDMASPTKPIYVVERIAPVKLRIDVSEQYFSRLKKGMPATITVDALQGQTFEGKISLVYPAVDASTHTIGVEIQIANRDQLLRPGMYARVNLDFGHKSAVMVEDLAVVKQVGSGEFFVFVVENGKAVRRMVKVGARQNDSYEIIEGLNVGETVVTAGMNNLMDGQSVRIKEQSKL